The following proteins come from a genomic window of Burkholderia sp. PAMC 26561:
- a CDS encoding FAD assembly factor SdhE, producing the protein MNDSGHQSDPLRRARLRWRARRGLLENDLIFERFFSRYEHDLSDTDVGVLTQLLELSDNDLMDLLLARKEPDGELASPDMTRVLEMLRSA; encoded by the coding sequence ATGAATGACTCCGGGCATCAGTCCGACCCTCTACGTCGTGCACGCCTTAGGTGGCGGGCGCGGCGCGGTCTGCTGGAAAACGATCTGATCTTCGAACGTTTTTTCAGCCGATATGAGCATGACCTCAGTGACACGGACGTCGGCGTGCTGACGCAACTGCTGGAACTGAGCGACAACGACCTGATGGACTTGCTGCTGGCACGCAAGGAACCGGATGGCGAACTGGCCTCGCCGGATATGACTCGCGTGCTGGAGATGCTGCGCTCAGCCTGA